GGCGGACAAGGCCTTCGCGATGATTTCCTGATTGGTCAATTCCTCAGTCGTCATATGGCACCTAGTCCTTTCGGATAATAGACCCCAATGTCGGAGTCGAACAGCTTGTCGCGCATATTTTTTTGCAGATACATGTTGAATTTTTGTTTGTCTGGGTCGAGTCTTTCAGCAACAAGATTTTTCTGCTGTTCCGAATAGCCTGCTCTATCCATGTAAAAAAGTATGTTCTTTCCATACGGGAACAGGTATTGGCCGTTGTCGAGCAATTGCATCATCCTGAGTACTTTTAGCTCGCCCTTGGCTCTTGCAAAAGCTTCCAGTACCTCTTGCGCGCCGCCTGAATAGTCCGGTTTCACGGTGCATTCGATAAGTGTCTTTTCCACGCCGCTTACGGAAATTCCTGAAGGGGCGTTCGGCACTTGCATTTCGGTAATACCTCTATCTACGGTTGCGGATTGATCCAGCAAGTAGACTTCATATGGTCTGCCATCATATTCGAATGTGTATATGTTGTTGGTCATTCTTGCCGGTGTTGAAAAGGCCTTATCTATTTGATCCTGTGATAATTCCGTGTTCCGCTCTAACGTTTTGGCTTTCGTTCTCTTCTTTTTGACATAGATAGGTTTAGGGACATTCAAAGTCAGATCATTGAGATACAGAGCCGAATAGTGGGAGATATACGTGCGTCCGGAAAGCGAGAGTGCTATGGCGTACGGAGAAACCGGTTCGTTTTTAGGAATCAATCTGATGATATTTGTTTCTTTGTCTTTCTTGGATATTCGTAATTCCTTGAACCGATTTGCTTCAGGGGAGACCAGATAATCCCTAAAGTTCGCAAAAGATACCTTTTGCAGAAGAAATCCCCGCTTTTGAAGGTTATTGTAGATTGTTCTGATTGCGGATACGCTTAAGACATTATTGAAAACGGCGCTTTCTTCCCTCACCGCATCGGATATTTCCTTACGGCTTTTCTTTTTATAGAAAATGTATTGCGCAACCATTCTTTAATACTAGCCCACACGCTGTAATTTGACAAACTATTATTTGATTGATAAAGTATAAATACTTTATCAATCAAATACATAATAAATATTTAACATGATTTCCTTGTAAACACGCCAGTAACTTGACAGATAATGTTTATATATATAAAGTATAAATACTTTATATATTGAGTCAATGACCAAAATATAAATAGCTTAACCAGAATACAATGAAGCGCCGTTTTCCTTGTGATGGGAAAACGGCGCTTCGCGTTAGCTACCAGCTAGAAAATGCGCTCGTCGTGGTCATCGGCGGGGTGCGGGGTGTAGGTGATCTTGAAATCGTCGTCTGCGGGCACCGAGCTGGTGTTGATTGGCGAATCGGACAAATGGAAGGTCACGGTGCCGTAGGCGGGGACGGTGACGTGGCGCCATGCCGCGCCCTCTCCGGCGACGGTCACCGCGGCGGCGATGTCGGTGTCGGTCGGGTTGTAGAGGAATCCGGCGTAACCGCGTCCGTCCGGCTCGATGAACGCGACGGAGCCGAGCCCGCCGTGCCGCCCGTCGGGGGTGTGGCTGGTGGAGGCCACGCGGCGCGACCCGGGGCGCACGTCCTGGCCGAAGTTGCGCAGCATGAAGTACTCGAGGTTGCGCTTGACCTTGCCGGTCTTGGAATCGATGGTGATGACACCGCGGCGGCCGCTCGTCTTGGCGTAGCTCGGGAAGCCCTGTTCGTCCAGCGCGATGTTCCACAGATTGATGAGGCCGACGTTGTTGCGCACCAGGCCGGTGCCGATCTCGCCGAACATCACGTGGCTGGCCTCGTCCACCGTCTCGTCGAGCATGCAGCGGCGCTCGCTCATCGCGGCCTTCCAGCCGGGGAACTGCCGCGTGCCGTTGAACACCGATTTCGGCAGCCCGGAGTAGGTGTGGAACGCCACGCCCGCGAACGCCTGGGCCTGGGCCAACGTCATGTAGTCGCTCACCGGCCGCTGGAAGAAGCGCAGCCCGTCGTCGCCGAAGTAGATCTCCACGTCCGGGAACGTGGCATCGAGGCAGGGCCGCAGGTATTCGCTGCCCCATTTCGCCAGCTCCTCGGGCGTCCAGATGGCCATGGGCCACTTCGGCGAGTTGCTGGGTTCGTTCTGCATGGTCACCGAGGTGATCGGAATGCCATAGCTGGCGTAGGCGGCGATGAACTTCACGATGTATTTGGCGTAGACGAAGTCGATGGTGTCTTGCCGGCGATAGCCGTTGCCGCAGTATTCGCCGAGGCGCAGCCTGCCGTCGCCCTCGAACTTGCGGTTCGTCTTCATCCAGGCCGGCGGGCTCCATGGCGAGGCCATCACCTTGACCGCCGGGTTGATCGCCATGATCTCCTGCAGCACGGGAATGACGTTCTTGAGGTCCTTGGTGGCGTCCGCCGCACCGGGCTCGCCCTCGCCGATCGAGAAGTATTGCAGGCCTCCGTCGGTGTCGACGCCCTCGGGCAGGTCGTCGTAGCTGTAGTATTTCTGGCTCGAGAAATCGCAGGAGCCGATGGAGATGCGCACCGATGAGAATCCGCCCTGCTCCGGGCTGAACATCTCCTCGAGGATTGCGTGGCGCTGCCCGGCGTCCATGCTGTGCATGAGCAGCGAGGCGCTGGAATCGGTGATCGCCGCGCCGGCGCCCTCCCAAAGCTGGTATTGCCTGCTCGGGTCGATGACGACGGGCACCGCCTCGCCCGGGTCGGACTGTGTGGCCGGGGTCTCGAGGTGCGACCGGCGGAGCCGCAGGTCGCCGCTGGTCACCGTCCACCATTCGTTGCGGGGTTCGTTCTGGTGCGTTGCCGGTGTTGTCATGGGCGGGTACTCCTTTTTGTCTGGCCGGCACTGTCGCGTGGTCGCGTGCGTCGGCCGCGAAACGGTCGCGCTCGTGCCGCCATAGCACCAGATCGGCCAGGTGTCACTTCCAGGTGTCACATCTTTATTGCTTTATCGACATCCCGTACACGAGCCTAGCAGTCCCGGCGCACGTCCACCCAGCGGTTAAATCAGTACGTCTGGAGGCCGGTTCGGGCTTGCCGTCCGATAGCGAGGTCATGGCGGGGATTTCGTGTGACAAATAAAACAAATCCGCTAGGCAAATAATGGCAACAAACATTTTCTCCATATCTGAATGTGTAGGCTCGAAGATAAGGACACCAGATTTGTCGCAAAGTTCGCGGCAGGTCCAATGTCTTTATGGGAAAGGCAAGGAAGCCTTAAGGGAAAGGATTGAACATGAAACTCTCTCGTCCAGCAGGCGTCATCGCGGTCGCTTCCGCGCTCGCCATGCTTCTGTCGGGTTGCGGTGGCGGTGGCAATAGCAACGCCGGCAGCGATCAGTTCGACAAGAACGCGAAAACCGAAATCACCATGGCCGGTTGGTCTCTGAAGATGACCCCGGAATTCCAGAAGCTGGCGGACGCCTTCCACAAGGCATACCCCAACGTCACGGTGAAGCTCAAGGAGTACAGCGCCGATGACTACGACAAGCAGCTGACCGCCGACATCTCGGCGAACGCGCAGCCCGATGTCTTCCCGCTCAAGAACATGCAGAAGTACACCACCTACGCCCAGTCGAAGGGCCTGGCCGACCTGAGCGACGTCGCCAAGCAGTACACCAACGACAAGAACATCGACGTGTCGATGTACAAGGCCCAGGATGGCAAGTATTATGGCCTGCCCTACCGTGCCGACCACTGGGTCATGTTCTACAACAAGGACATGTTCAAGAAGACCGGCGTCAAGGAGCCCGACGGCACCTGGACCTGGAACGACTACACCAAGACCGCCGAGGAGCTGAAGAAGAAGCTCCCGGCCGCCGGCTATGACGCCAATTCCGTCTACCCGATGTACCAGCACAACTGGCGCTCCGTGGTCATCTCCTTCGCCCTGGCGCAGAACGGCCAGCCCGCCGAAAAGACCTACCTCAAGGACAACTTCAGCTACACGCTTCCTTATTATCAGCGCGCGCTGAAGTGGCAGGACGAGGGCCTGACGATCAACTGGAACACCTCCTTCACCAACAAGGTGCAGTACCAGGCCCAGTTCGGCACACAGAAGGCCGCCATGATGCCGATGGGCACCTGGTACGCCGCGGCGTTCCTGAGCCAGCAGAAGACCGGTGACGCCCAGAAGTTCGATTGGGGCATGGCTCCGGTTCCGCAGAACCCGAGCAAGAAGCTGCCGAGCACGCCGATCACCTTCGGCAGCCCGACCGGCCTCGCCGTCTCCTCCAAGATCAGTGGCCAGAAGGCCGCCGCCGCCAAGAAGTTCGTCGAATGGGCCGTGGGCCAGGGCGGCGCCGATACGCTCGCCAAGCTGACCACCACCCCCGCCTACATCAACAGCAAGATCACCAACGACTTCTTCTCCGCCGAGGGCATGGCCACCGACCAGATGTCGAAGGACGCCTGGGGCAAGTTCGACATGAAGCTCGAGCAGCCGGTGAGCTCCGCCACCGACACCATCGAGGACATCCTCGACAAGACCCACTCCTCCATCATGACCGGTTCGCAGAAGCCCGCGGCCGGCATTAAGGAGGCCGAGGACAACATCAAGAACCAAGGTGTTCTCGACCAATGATTGAGTCATAAGTCACCCTCGGTGTCCGTCAGGCTCTGAAATCTGGCGGATGGGTGACTGGATCGGCGGCCCAGGCTGGTTCGTTCGCGAACGGTCGGCTTGGGCTGCCGGTTCCATGTACCGACACATACGTATATATGCGGTCTTTTTATATGTAGTCTTTTTAGAGAGAAACCCGGGAGCTTGGCAAAGAAGCCATTGAGCGTTGCTCCCGCGAGGAAAAGGAGGAAGCAGCGATGTCAGATGCAAATGCTGCGGGCTCTGCCATAGCGAA
This Bifidobacterium sp. ESL0790 DNA region includes the following protein-coding sequences:
- a CDS encoding glycosyl hydrolase family 30, whose amino-acid sequence is MTTPATHQNEPRNEWWTVTSGDLRLRRSHLETPATQSDPGEAVPVVIDPSRQYQLWEGAGAAITDSSASLLMHSMDAGQRHAILEEMFSPEQGGFSSVRISIGSCDFSSQKYYSYDDLPEGVDTDGGLQYFSIGEGEPGAADATKDLKNVIPVLQEIMAINPAVKVMASPWSPPAWMKTNRKFEGDGRLRLGEYCGNGYRRQDTIDFVYAKYIVKFIAAYASYGIPITSVTMQNEPSNSPKWPMAIWTPEELAKWGSEYLRPCLDATFPDVEIYFGDDGLRFFQRPVSDYMTLAQAQAFAGVAFHTYSGLPKSVFNGTRQFPGWKAAMSERRCMLDETVDEASHVMFGEIGTGLVRNNVGLINLWNIALDEQGFPSYAKTSGRRGVITIDSKTGKVKRNLEYFMLRNFGQDVRPGSRRVASTSHTPDGRHGGLGSVAFIEPDGRGYAGFLYNPTDTDIAAAVTVAGEGAAWRHVTVPAYGTVTFHLSDSPINTSSVPADDDFKITYTPHPADDHDERIF
- a CDS encoding extracellular solute-binding protein; the encoded protein is MKLSRPAGVIAVASALAMLLSGCGGGGNSNAGSDQFDKNAKTEITMAGWSLKMTPEFQKLADAFHKAYPNVTVKLKEYSADDYDKQLTADISANAQPDVFPLKNMQKYTTYAQSKGLADLSDVAKQYTNDKNIDVSMYKAQDGKYYGLPYRADHWVMFYNKDMFKKTGVKEPDGTWTWNDYTKTAEELKKKLPAAGYDANSVYPMYQHNWRSVVISFALAQNGQPAEKTYLKDNFSYTLPYYQRALKWQDEGLTINWNTSFTNKVQYQAQFGTQKAAMMPMGTWYAAAFLSQQKTGDAQKFDWGMAPVPQNPSKKLPSTPITFGSPTGLAVSSKISGQKAAAAKKFVEWAVGQGGADTLAKLTTTPAYINSKITNDFFSAEGMATDQMSKDAWGKFDMKLEQPVSSATDTIEDILDKTHSSIMTGSQKPAAGIKEAEDNIKNQGVLDQ